The nucleotide sequence ACCTCTTTCCTCTTTGATCCAGTTCAACCATCTTCTAACTCAGATCGTATCCTCCACTCCAAGTTGGTTATATAAATCTCTCCCTCCTATGTTGGTGTTATTGTGGTGCGCATAAGACTTGAAATTTGGgatttgagagagaaaatttgGGGCTTCCATGATAGACATGACAAATTATATATGAAAGTTGACGGTGACAATTGAGGAATTGTTTGGTTATGtgtatatgttgtgaaattGTGGGTAgatatgttaaaaaatatacatcATTGTGATGAATTCACACCACGACAACCACAATCTGCATCACAACATCTGTGACAGCCGGAATCGCGAAAATCTTAACGTGAACGTGATCGCGACCGTTATTTAAAACCTTGATCACAACCACCATCGTTATCAACAACGACCACCACTGCCTCAGAGAACGAACATGAATCATATAAACACAAATGGAATCAAAGAAATATAGATGAATACGAGAATATATGGAATGAAAGAAAGACGGCGACAAAAGGTGGTGGTGATGATGTCGCGGTGGTGGAGGTCCAGATCTGAACGGAAGATGAAAAGGTGGCCGCTAATGATTACGATGGTGGTTGTGAGGGTGGAAGCTCATATGGTGGTGGTTGTAGAGACTGTTGTGGTGATGACAGTGGTGGCGGTGGGTGAGAGATGGATATGGGAAGAACGTTggtgggtggtggtggtggtggtggtggtgttgtgAACGCGGATCTAAGGAgagtgatgatgatggtgatccGAGAATACTGAAGCGACGACAATCGTCGATGGTTGGAGAGAGTAGCAGTGGATGGTTGGTGGGtggaaaagaagagagagaaagagggaaaaaaaaataatatgcattccatgcggtggtggtggtgtttgtATTGTGTTTGAAAGTGGTCTCTCTAGCCaatttatgaatatatattaataaaggatggagagagtgagagagatgGATGAGGGAGaaggaaagagaaagagagggggagatatgagagagagagagagagagaaggcaTACATAGAGAGATAGAGACCAATTAGGAGAGAGAGCTAAGGAGGTGGGATATAGaggtagggatggcaatgggtagggtactacaatgcccatccccatacccgtatttttaaaaattacccGTACACATGCCCGTatcctcgtgggcaacaactttagtgcccttcCCCATATCCTATGGGTAtctaagtgcccatacccgcacccattacccgcactttaattataaaaagacaataaaaacatcacaattgaaataaaactatggtcaaaatattttaaaactaactcataaaataatacaaatcgtagtatttagtcaaattaaaaacattcaaaatatctttaaaatattgtacactaacaggatggagttgttattgtattaagtagtttttttgtttaggttttagtttaggcttaaatagctaaataaattatttaattatacactaaaaataaataaattacttatgatattaaataaatatgtatatgcggagTTGCGGGTCTAGGCAGTATAAGacccttacccgtgcccatacccattAAAATTCGTGGGTATTACCCGGACCCGTCCCCAGACCCATGATAGCGGGGTTTTACTCTACCCATTGTGGATATTTTATGTGGGTATCCATTGGGCCTGGGTTCAATTGTCATCCCTATATAGAgggatgatatatatatatatatatatataaggttttgagtagaaaataaaagagtattCTGGTATTATAAGTTGATTGACAAAAAGTATATAGTCTCTTGTTTCCCTCAAGaatagttttaaaattaaataagtaaattttataACTAAAGATGTGTTGTCCAATCCCTTGTCTTTACTTTAAGTAATTCAAACGCACCATGATCCTTAATTCTTATAATTCGGTGTGCAATTCATAAACTGGTTGtaataaaattcattatttaatttgaGAATGAAGTATGAAGATTGATATGTCACTATTTgctgtaaataaaatatatctccaacaATTAATTGCGTTGTCGGTAACACTAGATCACTTGCGTAATTgtcttagagtgtgtttggatgagaaaTGCTTTGAGGGAATGTattgttttgagggaatttaaATACTTTGGAtgaattctattgtttggataataatttgaagcattttcaaaatgatggaaatttatgaagtattttgttcaagttaaatttagagaatttcaaatgacacctaaaagctaagaatttcaaatttcttcattgttgttattttcaattttcatatttttcattttggtcctcaaattttccaaaaatttcaaattgaccccaataaattttaaaaaaaattgcaaattggtccctcaattttttcaaaaattataatttgacccctcaaatttttaaaatttacattttgccccctaatttcaattttcaaatttgacccaaaaaattaaaatttataaaagttgtccaaaaatgatgacaatgaattttttattacttcatccaaacaaaagaatttagaaatgaaagtaatttaattgaatcatttaaattgcctagaattctaaattctttaaaatttctcaattacctcatccaaacacactctgggaatgttttgagggaatgtattATTTTGAGGAAATTCAAATACTATgaggtgaattccattgtttggataataatttgaagcattttcaaaatgatagaaatttatgaaatattttgttcaagttaaatttaaagaatttcaaatgacacccaACAACTAAGAATTTCTAAAAATTTCattcttataatttttcaaataaatatacagtttttttttagacaaataaaGTAGTAGTGTACTCTCTCAATTTACAATGACGATATTACTAGGTCGAACATTTTCACCTGAATTTAAACACGAAACTTCACATTAATGTGTATGACGACATTCAGGTGGGGCATATGCACTTTTGTTTTCGCCTTTTCGGTGTTGTCACCGGTTATATATAAAGGGTTCTTGCAGCTATGTTTTTCATTCCATCTCAACTAGAAGTACTTCTCTTGAATCTTTCTCTACTAGAGTTTCAGCTTCACTTATCCAACATGGAATTTCATCTTTTTCATATCATTACTTTTCTTATGGTGATGAGCTTCACCTCCACAAATTGAACcattttgattaatttcttcaaatagttgtgatattttttttttctttacttctgcttgtaaaaatatttattactaATGTTAAGATATTCTCAAATGTAGGTTGTGCTAGTGGGAACTAATGCTGAAATATTACCACCTCAACTTTACTGGAAATCCATGCTTACCAACTCTCCAATGCCAAAAGCTATCACTAATCTGCTACACCCTGGTTAGTATCATACAATTTTACCTCCATGTGTTAAAAGTGATTAATGATAATGTAATTAGAGGTTAATAACCACATAATAAACTGATCGAATCAATCAATTGTTTTTATGTCATTaaccatgtaattttttttagtgcaaATTGACCATGTAGTTTACCAGTgaaatgtgaaaaataaaatcttttaaaaatattgataactaATTAACGATAAAATGAACCAAATTAAACCAAGAGTTTACATGTCATTAATCACATACTTTTtagcaagttttttttttgaaagtatACTTTTAGCAAGttgtaattgtaaaaaaaaaaatgagattgattgaatcaaaacaaaattggcAACTCATTAACTGCATCATCAACTATACTCCTTCtaatccttattataagaaacaaaacaaaaaaaaaaacatgaaaactaatacaattattaattaataaaactttttaaatattttttcaaatatacccTGATAAAAAATTTGCGAAACATTAAATACATCcactaatttaaaaataaatgagggATAGAAAAATCTTTTAGGCTATAACTACATCTTAAAAATTGTAACATTTTCTTATAGATaagactaaatttttttataaatataaaaataaaaattattaggACGGGAGGGagtatcaaacaaatatttgcatatgattaattatgtagCATGGTGTACTATACATCATGtgtcaaatttcttttttttttttaaggaatcttttttttttcctcttaaattCTAGTAATTGCTAAAGTCCTTCAAAACTAgttacaattattttatgatcACACAGTTCTCCATCCCAGATTAACTGAGTCATTTGCTTATTTCATATTACATATTAAGAAAATTGTATAAACAAAAGAGAGATAGATCAATGGTTTTACCTGCTTTTGTAGTATTTGTcattctccactatcataaatgcaaagtggaatatattgaattcaAAGTGATGAagatagtattaattagagttatatttagaaaaagaaaaaaaaaattaatgttgtattgaaaaatgaaatggtCAATTTTTggagtacaatttttttttttttgcaaataactCATTTATTATAGGACGGAGAGAGTAGCAAACACACTCATAAGGTATTTGAAAGTTGAAGCATATAGCAggaaaaagtttttaaaaatgattaatagATTGTAGTAAAACAAACTATTATacatattctaatttatttcaataatttactatttttaacTGAAGCTGGATATTGGAGTAAAGAGAAAGCAAGGGATGCAAGCAATGGTGGTTTTGATGTTGGAATCAGAAAAGGGTATGAAGGAAGTGGCACTTATCTGAATGATGAAAAATTTATtccattgattttcttttatacTCTACTCAATGAGAGTCAAATTCAATTACATGATAAACAAAATGTAACACTTTTCTTCTTGAAAAAAGATTTGCATCATGGAACAAAATTGAACTTGCAATTCCAAGAGACAACTTCAAATAATAATGGAACAAAATTCTTGCCTAGAGAAGTTGCTAATTCCATACCCTTTTCATCAAACAAATTGGAAAACATACTCAACAAGTTTTCCATCAAGGAAGGATCAAAGGAAGCTGAAATTGTGAAGAGAACAATAAGTGAGTGTGAAGCAAATGGCATCAAAGGTGAGGAAAAGCTTTGTGTAACTTCATTGGAATCTATGGTTGATTTCACTATTTCAAAACTCGGAAACAATGTTGAAGCTATTTCCACAGAAGTGGATAAAAATAGTAATGGTTTGCAACAATATGTTATAGCAAAAGGAGTGAATAAATTGGGTGAGAAGAACAAAACTATTGTGTGTCACAAAGAGAATTACCCTTACACAGTTTTTTACTGTCATAAAACTGATTCAACCGAAGTTTACTCTGTGCCCTTGGAAGGTGTTGATGGAAACATGGTTAAAACTATTGTTGTTTGTCACACTGATACATCAGAATGGAACCCTAAACATTTGGCTTTTCAAGTGCTCAAAGTTCAACCAGGGACTGTTCCTATTTGTCACATCCTCCCACAGGATCATgttgtttgggtttccaagtgAAAATAGAACCTCTTTCATCAATAGTTGTATCCTTGAATAATGAGTGCTATAGCAACTACTTTAAATAAACATGTAGTATTATGTATActatgttaaatatgttttatgcTTACAAGTTTGTGTGACAATGATGATGCGTGACAATGATGATGCGTTAGTGTATGTGGAAATTAGGCCCTTGATTCTATTAATCCAGAACTATATGCAATAAATAAAGTTGCTTTAATTTGATGAAACGACGTTAATTAAAAATTAGCTTTAATTTTAAACTAATGTTAACATGTGTCATTAATGACACATGTTAAGCAACTCATTATAGAAGTATACGTATCAAAAGTCGTGTAGGcaatttcttaaaatttaaaatactttattttccaatgttttttttttttttgttccttaaCATATGTCTTTAAGACACAAATTAACATTCTTAATTTTATTGTATTTCGGATTTGAGATCTTAGTTTTACTCTATATATCTTGacatagggaccaaaaactctATATCTTGACACAAATCGTTGATACCGTACAGCTATTTTTTTAGAAGTGGTATCTGTACAACttttttgaacaacttttatgccaattttgtttttctttcttttgattggtcaaaaataatagagagaaaaaaaagatgagagaggataaaaataaaatctgagtATGAAATATAAAGTTCTCAAAAAGTTATtacaaaatggttgttcaaatattatttctcgtATTTCTTATTAAATGAACTTATaactaatattttaataatcttgtcaaaaaaaactaatacttTAATAACACAATCGAATTAGTCGGTGCAACTGATTGAACTGTAATTTGACATTGTTTATGGTTTGgttatttaaacattttaatcattttttgtcCCAAGTCAAACGGTTTACAATAGTTGAACAATAATTTGAAAGTTTTGTGGTTTGatgtttagatatttttaaaacattggttttaactttttttcaaataatataatattttatgtatcccaatttttaaaggaaaaaagtcTATAGGATTTCATTAGAACTCATTTGAGTTGATCTAGTGATGATGGTTTGAGACTTTGGAGTGTGTTCCTCTTAAATTCTTAAGTTTGATTCTCTTCAGTGCCAATTTCAGTGAGCTAacttgacttcttaaaaaaaaagcgGATTAGATAAGAATGTGGTCTCTCTAGCCAATGTTTGTGTTAGGTTTAGACATATGTTGGCTGCATGTTGTTAAAACTTTGGTTTAAGCAAGATGTCAGACacaatgttttaaacaagttgGTACGACGTCATAGCGTGCCTTGATCCGCTTAGTTGGGGATTCTATTTTAATGTgaagatttttatatattttctaaagATTACTATCATCTGAATAGTTGACCAAGGAGCGAAGATTCTAGAAGCAGAGGAAGTCGGTTTATGCTTAACTTACTCCTTAAGAATGTTGTTGCAACATCTAAGGAAACATCAGATCTGCTTGTGCTGAAATATCGAGATTTCAGCTTATCTTTAGCCAAGACTTGCGCATCACACCTATTCTGAATTCAGGCTATATAAACAAAGACTGAAGACTTAAAAACTCACTGAAGCCGCAATTTAGAAAAGAGTCATCTAGGGTTTTAGTctgtcttttttatttgtgaGTCACTCTCATATCACTTTGATATTAGAGTTGGACTTTGTAATTGAGTTGTAATACTCTGTATATCTCTAAGCTTTTAAGCACAAGAAGATTCATGTTCTAGGAGAGTGTCTCCATATTTGTTAAGATTGCAACGGTCACTGGTTTTTAACTAAGAGGAAGTGAATGGGCTCTCATATTTAGGATTAATTAGAGTCTTAGGTAGAAATACCACGGGTAGTGATTAAGTGAGAAGTTAGTAGGCTGGTCAAGGCTTTTATGTATGCTTCGAATTTATACTGCTATAGTGGATTTTCTTTCTGGATTGGTAGCCCCCATATGTAGGTGAAGTTGCACAGAACTATGTCAACAATAACTTGTGTTGTTTACTTTCTGCCCTTTAATTTacaattgttatttgttgttaTTGATGTTGCGATGTTCTGACATCTTATGAGACAGCTGACTTATCATAACATCTGTCCAACATCTGTTATTACTGCGTGCCAGAATTTTAGTATGAACTGCCTCATTTGCTTGTCTCTGAATAAACTTTGTGTTAGAGTTTGTGAAAAATAAGCTACAACAATGTTTGCATTCATATAAACGAGTCGGGTTGAACGGGCTGAGAAGGAAAGACTTCACTAAGGAGAGTGAAAAGGATAAGGATTAGGTTGTGAATAAGTTGTTTGAATCGATGAAGGTGATTGATGAGTTGAAGGAGAAGATTGTTTTGGTGGTGTATGAGAAGAGTGAGAAAGAGATTTGGAAAGACAAATAAGCCACGGTTAAATTTAagtcaaaaaattaattaaataaaaaagtcatggagaaaatgaagttaaataaattgaaaaatcaaaattaattatacaatcaACACGCCACACAAGCAAAATTACACAACCAACGTGACACAACAATGTTTGTGTACAATCATATAACACTAAGGTCCAAAACGAAAAGAATCTTCATGTTACAAGGTTGGAATCTAATTTTGTTTAGAGAAGGGTAAACCAGAATCTGCTgatattacaagggggtaaacatatattaaccctaaaataaataaataaatacggaGACAACCCACTTGAGTTGGTCTGGTggtgttggcttgggacctgGGAGTGTGCTCATCCTCAAAGTCTCAGGTTAGATTCTCCCCGATGTCAATTTAGGTGGGTTAATTTAGCttcgtcaaaaaaaaatatacgaaGACAGTGGATCCCCTTGGCAAAGTCTGCATCTAGGAATAATCGATCACATTGTATCATTGTtcacaataacataatattccaCCATTTCTATGGACATCATAATCCAATTCGCCATAGCTGGAAAAAAACACTCATCTTCATCATTACATCTTTCAGATAGGCCTAATCAATTATATCATAAAGACCTTTAACATTACTTCATAAAGGAGATTGCAAAGTGTAATAATGATACAATCCATCATATAACGCCACTCGTTCCCCTTAGGTGTTAGTGTCATATTAGTAGAATTTAACGATgctgaaatttgaaaatttgtaaGCCAATAACAATACTCCCAGAATATATCAAAACTGCATATCTGCCAAAAATGTTGGTAAAATCCCAAGTTGAAACCTTTAGAACCTGGACACTTATCTGCTAGCAAAGAGAACATTTCCTCTTTAAATTCCTCAACGCAAAAAGGCACAACGAGATAggtattttcatcttctgagATCACCTGATTTGTGGCGTTAATCACTGATGCACGCACACTGTCAGTAACCTGAAACAAACCAGAAAAATGAATCTTTGGCCACATTGACGATATGTACTTCATTTGTGCCCGCACTTCATTTGCATCTTCAAAATAGGATAATATTAACTTTTCTCTTAGCAGTGCCGAAGCGTGAAAGCATTTTGTATTCAAATCTCCATCTCGATACCAATGCATCTTTTCCCATTGTTTCCTCTACAAGTCTTCTTGAACTAATAGGTGTGTTATTTTCTTGTTCAAAAAGTTGCAATGGCCAACATCATTTCTACTGCGATCCCAATTGAGCTCCTTTCGGCATACCTCAATATTTGTCTTCAACTTGCTATAGTGAGTTTTCTTCCGATGTACCAAATCCCCGACAACATTCCAAGCGAGGAATAATATCGCAGTCAAGGTTATTGTCCCACCATTGTTTCACTACCTTATTCAAATTAGGTCTAACTCTCTGTACATTTTCGAAATTGAATTTGTGATGAGCCCTCTTAGGTCGTGTGCAAGGGACACGATGAAGAAGAattagggggtgtattggatcatgattctaagggattttaaaagacttttttatcatgaaaaagtcttgtggtattcaatcaagactctttccaatttaaaaaaagtcttgtgttattcaatcaagattctttgtcatttaaaaaaagtcttgtggtattcgatcaagactcttaatcacttaaaaaaaaagtctagtggtatttgtaacgccctagtcgttattttaattattttggatttatgtggagtctttttatgattttaaaataatatttgtggattttatggtgtgttatattttatcatatagtttattttaataataattagaataagtgagtATTAGTATTAAATTGGAGTTTTTGGGGTTATGttagaatttattagaattaagggggagtaaataaaataaagagaagttaagaaagaaagaaagagtcaGAATAGGTTTTTACGTGTAActgtcagttttgggagaaaaggagATAAGAGCAAGGAGAGCCAAGTCTGTCAATTGTTGTGCATTTccttctgcaattctaaggtaagggtgaggtttaccgcaattgtataggttctaaattctgattttggttgtaacaggtttatgagagaattgggagaaattaggtttttggTAAATTAATGGATTTTGAGAGTAGGGATTGCTgctttgatgttagaaatgggttctgagtgcatataacctttcattgcatatctgaaaactgatttggggagtgaattggaggaaaatgagatttttgggaaaaacttgcattctgcccgtacagaggttcatcgctcgcctcgcgggTAGCTTgtgctcgccaaggcgagtgagcaacttcatggctcgcctcgcgagtgagacaactcgccatggcgagtacctgtgaggaaaactggatttttaaagtgttgttataagccgtaatttgggtagttttatgtacctagatgattttagagaggactggagcaagttttagattaaaaagatgaatagggagcttagaattgatgatttagtgagaaaaatgtcaaaactcccgagagcaccatattttcattcgcctcgagttcgccttgaactcgccatagcgagcaggtgtgctcgcgaggcgagttgcccattttttgctttgttgattctgtttgttgatggttgatttatcttgatgattaagcatggctatataatggtgtatttttctggatGTTCTAAATTGGTTATAATGAATTGATGCTGGCTGGAATGTATGCTTTCATTTAATTAAGTCATACATGAATGTTGTAttttggagtggtgagtcatatacatatatatgcatgggttgggttgtatgtagatatacacaagtgggtcagtaGCATGAGCATAAAAGTGgaagagcttcggctctggaacgccttgtcgttcaaagtggtgtttagtggtgagggcttatgtcctgaaaatgaatgctttaaccattctacagtggtgagggctacggtcctgattttggtaccacatgcatgggtgttgttagaggagtcttagtggagtggtgatgagttgcatgagtcgttgagtggatttttaattaccatttgttgatgacattgaaaatgatgatatttatatattgttgatgaattattatgatagggtgttagattcaattgatgcatccattatctatattattgttgtgaatctcaccccttctgcttgaaaatgttgcccttcctatgggtaacttgcaggtgacccTAAGTAGTTgatggtggctcaaagtgtctagggctctgatacgtgggatgagattttatcgcttaatttctttcctatgtatcaaattttgaatattgttgttgtagccctattgATGTTGGATTTCCTTGTTGAGGATTTTATGTCATGAATATTTATTGGGATTATTTATATTGGATGTTGTGGttaatcaaattgaaaatattccgctgcagatttaatgataatttcgaaggatgtttaattaaatagatttttatattctatttaaaatgattttgaaaatgtgaTGTGACATGCCGGtttgggttttactctgatgttgaattgttattatttaattgattttggaaaacggggtgttacagtattcaaaatcattcaaatttcgaagggttgtttaataaatcagattttgatggattttctagtgaaattttagcatgaaattagtaaaataaataaaagagtctttattgagattttgtgaaagagagtgtgttatgatattttttttcaattatttcttaaaattcataaaatctgttgaaatcattttaaatcctttaaaatcttatgaattaaatccattgaaatccttaatagtcttttaaaatcatcaaagtcatcaaaatcctgcaaagtcttttaaaatcct is from Medicago truncatula cultivar Jemalong A17 chromosome 1, MtrunA17r5.0-ANR, whole genome shotgun sequence and encodes:
- the LOC11432819 gene encoding BURP domain protein RD22 — its product is MEFHLFHIITFLMVVLVGTNAEILPPQLYWKSMLTNSPMPKAITNLLHPAGYWSKEKARDASNGGFDVGIRKGYEGSGTYLNDEKFIPLIFFYTLLNESQIQLHDKQNVTLFFLKKDLHHGTKLNLQFQETTSNNNGTKFLPREVANSIPFSSNKLENILNKFSIKEGSKEAEIVKRTISECEANGIKGEEKLCVTSLESMVDFTISKLGNNVEAISTEVDKNSNGLQQYVIAKGVNKLGEKNKTIVCHKENYPYTVFYCHKTDSTEVYSVPLEGVDGNMVKTIVVCHTDTSEWNPKHLAFQVLKVQPGTVPICHILPQDHVVWVSK